From the genome of Xiphophorus couchianus chromosome 6, X_couchianus-1.0, whole genome shotgun sequence, one region includes:
- the nectin4b gene encoding nectin-4 isoform X4 has protein sequence MESKAGLLLLLLLLIAECVQGAFVEPLQPNTDLKGFTDSQTRLPCWYQLEEDQRMVQVSWEKVFPNGTSKQIITAHFTEGIKALESSDRMRFETFNPISESSALLIQVTKVSDAGVYRCHIATHPQGSFDRTIKLTVWMLPISSVEPENLVEGQAFGLVSTCRAVGYPKPGLSWDTELPGHSKNHTGEDGKAFIQYWLHPLRSMNGKKLDCLVWHPSLKEPRRIADRLVVQYPPDPIISSSPSNWQVGLQKAELVCEGRGNPTPQNIIWTWRGGALPDGVSVDGEKLVFGRPVQLNDSGTYECTVKNAVGSGKTEFTLVISGPPLPPLPNLLLIIVSAVAGALVLLLVIVFLVVKRRHLRKTKKLKMELQETKEEINSLSRQASFRRLNSAGSISRIQPEDYALLRVDSRTKYSEVSLEPPHYQGSQSTLGGRWGPTGEVPRDEYGRPVVWTEDRECLRAAEMNREKEERRKRVESFVKNSNMSLEDDSSPGDDSVVESSTTEEHEEDEGRRRHYLQGTLSKMFYESNGVLRPRENPNAILLPCQNYCNPQLI, from the exons ATGGAGTCGAAGGCTGGacttctgcttctgctgcttcttcttaTCG CAGAATGCGTTCAAGGGGCCTTCGTGGAGCCTCTGCAGCCCAACACCGACCTCAAGGGCTTCACTGACTCCCAGACCAGACTCCCCTGCTGGTACCAGCTGGAGGAGGACCAGAGGATGGTGCAGGTCTCCTGGGAAAAGGTGTTCCCAAATGGGACCAGCAAGCAAATCATCACGGCCCACTTCACTGAAGGGATTAAAG CGCTTGAGAGCTCTGACCGGATGAGGTTTGAGACCTTCAACCCGATTTCTGAGAGCTCAGCTCTGCTCATCCAAGTCACAAAGGTGTCAGACGCCGGCGTCTACCGGTGCCACATCGCCACCCACCCTCAGGGAAGCTTCGACAGGACCATCAAGCTCACCGTGTGGA TGCTACCCATCTCCTCCGTGGAACCGGAGAACCTGGTGGAAGGCCAGGCGTTCGGCCTTGTCTCCACCTGTCGCGCCGTGGGCTACCCCAAACCCGGGCTGTCCTGGGACACGGAGCTGCCCGGCCACTCCAAGAACCACACCGGGGAAGACGGGAAAGCGTTCATCCAGTACTGGCTCCACCCGCTGCGCAGCATGAACGGCAAGAAGCTGGACTGCTTGGTGTGGCATCCCAGCTTGAAGGAACCCCGCAGGATCGCTGACCGCCTGGTGGTCCAGT ACCCCCCAGATCCCATCATCTCCAGTTCTCCCAGTAACTGGCAGGTTGGTTTGCAGAAAGCCGAGCTGGTGTGCGAAGGCAGAGGAAACCCAACACCCCAGAACATCATCTGGACTTG GAGAGGAGGAGCTTTGCCAGATGGGGTGTCTGTGGATGGAGAAAAGCTCGTTTTCGGACGGCCCGTCCAGTTGAATGACAGTGGGACTTATGAGTGCACGGTCAAGAACGCTGTGGGATCTGGAAAAACAGAGTTTACATTGGTTATATCAG GGCCGCCGCTTCCGCCGCTGCCAAACCTGCTGCTGATTATCGTTAGCGCCGTGGCCGGCGCtttggttctgctgctggtcaTTGTGTTCCTGGTCGTCAAACGCCGCCATCTGAGAAAAACCAAAAAGCTGAAGATGGAGCTCCAGGAAACAAA ggAGGAAATTAACAGTCTCTCAAGACAAGCCTCCTTCAGGAGACTGAACTCAGCCGGCTCAATTTCACGAATTCAG CCTGAAGATTATGCCTTACTCAGAGTAGACAGCCGCACTAAATACAGCGAAGTGTCTCTG GAGCCCCCCCACTACCAGGGCAGCCAGTCCACTCTGGGTGGGAGGTGGGGGCCCACAGGAGAGGTACCACGGGATGAATACGGGCGTCCCGTCGTCTGGACCGAGGACAGAGAGTGCCTGAGAGCCGCAGAGATGAACAGGGAGAAGGAGGAGCGCAGGAAACGGGTGGAGTCGTTTGTGAAGAACAGCAACATGTCGCTG GAAGACGACTCGTCCCCAGGCGACGACTCGGTCGTTGAATCCTCCACAACGGAGGAACACGAGGAAGACGAAGGAAGAAGACGGCATTATCTTCAGGGAACtctcagtaaaatgttttatgaaagcAATGGGGTCCTCAGGCCCAGAGAGAATCCCAACGCCATTCTCCTGCCTTGCCAAAATTATTGCAACCCACAACTTATCTAA
- the LOC114146236 gene encoding vang-like protein 2 codes for MDNESQYSGYSYKSSHSRSSRKHRDRRERHRSKSRDSSSRGDKSVTIQTPGEPLLDAESTRGDDRDDNWGETTTVVTGTSEHSISNEDLTRVTKDLEESTPLECKRFIGPALGGCLSFFALITPLAFLILPQVLWRDALEPCGTPCEGLYVSLAFKLLVLLISSWALFLRPPRATLPRFFVFRCLLMVLVFLFVASYWLFYGVRVLEPRERDYRGIVEYAASLVDALLFIQYLALVLLEVRHLQPAFCLKVVRSTDGASKFYSVGHLSIQRAAVWVLDRYYNDFSVYNPAVVNLPKSILSKKMTGFKVYSLDENTTNNSTGQSRAMIAAAARRRDNSHNEYYYEEAEMERRIRKRKARLVVAVEEAFTHIKRLHEDEAAASPKHPREVMDPREAAQAIFAPMARAMQKYLRTTRQQAFHSMESILTHLQFCITHNMTPKAFLERYLTPGPTMQYQQQSGRGRQWTLVSEEPVTSGLRQGLVFSLRRLDFSLVVTVTPLPFLRLGEEFIDPKSHKFVMRLQSETSV; via the exons ATGGACAACGAGTCGCAGTACTCGGGATACTCTTACAAGTCGTCTCACTCTCGAAGCTCCCGAAAGCACAG GGACCGGAGGGAGCGgcaccgctccaaaagcagagaCAGCAGCAGCCGTGGAGACAAATCAGTCACCATCCAGACGCCCGGAGAGCCGCTGCTGGACGCAGAGTCGACCCGAGGAGATGACAGG GATGATAACTGGGGAGAGACCACCACTGTCGTCACGGGAACCTCCGAGCACAGCATCTCAAACGAGGACCTCACCCGCGTCACCAAAGATCTGGAGGAGTCGACGCCGCTGGAGTGCAAGCGCTTCATCGGCCCAGCGCTCGGAGGCTGTCTGAGTTTCTTCGCTCTCATCACGCCGCTGGCCTTCCTCATCCTCCCTCAGGTCCTGTGGCGGGACGCCCTGGAGCCCTGCGGGACGCCCTGCGAAGGCCTGTACGTCTCGCTCGCCTTCAAGCTCTTAGTCCTGCTCATCTCGTCCTGGGCGCTGTTCCTCCGCCCGCCCAGAGCCACGCTGCCACGGTTCTTTGTCTTCCGCTGCCTGCTGATGGTGCTGGTGTTCCTGTTCGTGGCGTCCTACTGGCTGTTCTACGGCGTGCGGGTGCTGGAGCCCAGAGAGAGGGACTACAGAGGCATCGTGGAGTACGCCGCCTCGCTGGTGGACGCCCTGCTCTTCATCCAGTACCTGGCTCTGGTGCTGCTCGAGGTCCGACACCTGCAGCCGGCTTTTTGCCTAAAGGTGGTCCGCAGCACGGATGGAGCCAGCAAGTTTTACAGCGTGGGTCATCTCAG CATCCAGCGAGCGGCCGTCTGGGTGCTGGACCGGTATTACAACGACTTCTCCGTCTACAACCCTGCTGTGGTCAACCTTCCCAAGTCCATCCTGTCTAAGAAGATGACCGGATTCAAGGTTTACTCCCTGGATG AAAACACCACCAATAACTCGACGGGCCAATCGCGCGCCATGATCGCAGCGGCTGCCAGGAGGAGGGACAATTCCCACAACGAGTATTACTACGAGGAGGCCGAGATGGAGCGCAGGATCCGCAAGCGCAAGGCCAG GCTGGTCGTGGCGGTAGAGGAGGCCTTCACACACATCAAGCGGCTCCACGAGGACGAGGCGGCGGCGTCTCCCAAGCACCCCCGGGAGGTGATGGACCCCCGGGAGGCGGCGCAGGCCATCTTCGCCCCGATGGCGCGCGCCATGCAGAAGTACCTGAGGACGACGCGGCAGCAGGCCTTCCACAGCATGGAGAGCATCCTCACGCACCTGCAGTTCTGCATCACCCACAACATGACGCCCAAG GCCTTCCTGGAGCGATACCTCACCCCGGGCCCCACCATGCAGTACCAGCAGCAGAGCGGCAGGGGGCGCCAGTGGACTTTGGTGAGCGAGGAGCCCGTCACCTCGGGCCTCCGGCAGGGGCTGGTCTTCTCCCTGCGGCGCCTGGACTTCTCCCTTGTCGTCACGGTAACGCCGCTTCCCTTCCTGCGGCTCGGCGAGGAGTTCATCGACCCGAAGAGCCACAAGTTCGTGATGCGGCTTCAGTCGGAGACGTCGGTGTGA
- the nectin4b gene encoding nectin-4 isoform X1 yields the protein MESKAGLLLLLLLLIAECVQGAFVEPLQPNTDLKGFTDSQTRLPCWYQLEEDQRMVQVSWEKVFPNGTSKQIITAHFTEGIKALESSDRMRFETFNPISESSALLIQVTKVSDAGVYRCHIATHPQGSFDRTIKLTVWMLPISSVEPENLVEGQAFGLVSTCRAVGYPKPGLSWDTELPGHSKNHTGEDGKAFIQYWLHPLRSMNGKKLDCLVWHPSLKEPRRIADRLVVQYPPDPIISSSPSNWQVGLQKAELVCEGRGNPTPQNIIWTWRGGALPDGVSVDGEKLVFGRPVQLNDSGTYECTVKNAVGSGKTEFTLVISGPPLPPLPNLLLIIVSAVAGALVLLLVIVFLVVKRRHLRKTKKLKMELQETKEEINSLSRQASFRRLNSAGSISRIQPEDYALLRVDSRTKYSEVSLEPPHYQGSQSTLGGRWGPTGEVPRDEYGRPVVWTEDRECLRAAEMNREKEERRKRVESFVKNSNMSLDSGLPSSLVPLKVQQDNGNGHKEPDLCHLQEDDSSPGDDSVVESSTTEEHEEDEGRRRHYLQGTLSKMFYESNGVLRPRENPNAILLPCQNYCNPQLI from the exons ATGGAGTCGAAGGCTGGacttctgcttctgctgcttcttcttaTCG CAGAATGCGTTCAAGGGGCCTTCGTGGAGCCTCTGCAGCCCAACACCGACCTCAAGGGCTTCACTGACTCCCAGACCAGACTCCCCTGCTGGTACCAGCTGGAGGAGGACCAGAGGATGGTGCAGGTCTCCTGGGAAAAGGTGTTCCCAAATGGGACCAGCAAGCAAATCATCACGGCCCACTTCACTGAAGGGATTAAAG CGCTTGAGAGCTCTGACCGGATGAGGTTTGAGACCTTCAACCCGATTTCTGAGAGCTCAGCTCTGCTCATCCAAGTCACAAAGGTGTCAGACGCCGGCGTCTACCGGTGCCACATCGCCACCCACCCTCAGGGAAGCTTCGACAGGACCATCAAGCTCACCGTGTGGA TGCTACCCATCTCCTCCGTGGAACCGGAGAACCTGGTGGAAGGCCAGGCGTTCGGCCTTGTCTCCACCTGTCGCGCCGTGGGCTACCCCAAACCCGGGCTGTCCTGGGACACGGAGCTGCCCGGCCACTCCAAGAACCACACCGGGGAAGACGGGAAAGCGTTCATCCAGTACTGGCTCCACCCGCTGCGCAGCATGAACGGCAAGAAGCTGGACTGCTTGGTGTGGCATCCCAGCTTGAAGGAACCCCGCAGGATCGCTGACCGCCTGGTGGTCCAGT ACCCCCCAGATCCCATCATCTCCAGTTCTCCCAGTAACTGGCAGGTTGGTTTGCAGAAAGCCGAGCTGGTGTGCGAAGGCAGAGGAAACCCAACACCCCAGAACATCATCTGGACTTG GAGAGGAGGAGCTTTGCCAGATGGGGTGTCTGTGGATGGAGAAAAGCTCGTTTTCGGACGGCCCGTCCAGTTGAATGACAGTGGGACTTATGAGTGCACGGTCAAGAACGCTGTGGGATCTGGAAAAACAGAGTTTACATTGGTTATATCAG GGCCGCCGCTTCCGCCGCTGCCAAACCTGCTGCTGATTATCGTTAGCGCCGTGGCCGGCGCtttggttctgctgctggtcaTTGTGTTCCTGGTCGTCAAACGCCGCCATCTGAGAAAAACCAAAAAGCTGAAGATGGAGCTCCAGGAAACAAA ggAGGAAATTAACAGTCTCTCAAGACAAGCCTCCTTCAGGAGACTGAACTCAGCCGGCTCAATTTCACGAATTCAG CCTGAAGATTATGCCTTACTCAGAGTAGACAGCCGCACTAAATACAGCGAAGTGTCTCTG GAGCCCCCCCACTACCAGGGCAGCCAGTCCACTCTGGGTGGGAGGTGGGGGCCCACAGGAGAGGTACCACGGGATGAATACGGGCGTCCCGTCGTCTGGACCGAGGACAGAGAGTGCCTGAGAGCCGCAGAGATGAACAGGGAGAAGGAGGAGCGCAGGAAACGGGTGGAGTCGTTTGTGAAGAACAGCAACATGTCGCTG GATTCAGGCCTTCCTTCCTCGCTGGTTCCCCTGAAGGTCCAGCAGGACAACGGTAACGGCCATAAAGAGCCTGACTTGTGTCACCTACAGGAAGACGACTCGTCCCCAGGCGACGACTCGGTCGTTGAATCCTCCACAACGGAGGAACACGAGGAAGACGAAGGAAGAAGACGGCATTATCTTCAGGGAACtctcagtaaaatgttttatgaaagcAATGGGGTCCTCAGGCCCAGAGAGAATCCCAACGCCATTCTCCTGCCTTGCCAAAATTATTGCAACCCACAACTTATCTAA
- the nectin4b gene encoding nectin-4 isoform X3 — MESKAGLLLLLLLLIAECVQGAFVEPLQPNTDLKGFTDSQTRLPCWYQLEEDQRMVQVSWEKVFPNGTSKQIITAHFTEGIKALESSDRMRFETFNPISESSALLIQVTKVSDAGVYRCHIATHPQGSFDRTIKLTVWMLPISSVEPENLVEGQAFGLVSTCRAVGYPKPGLSWDTELPGHSKNHTGEDGKAFIQYWLHPLRSMNGKKLDCLVWHPSLKEPRRIADRLVVQYPPDPIISSSPSNWQVGLQKAELVCEGRGNPTPQNIIWTWRGGALPDGVSVDGEKLVFGRPVQLNDSGTYECTVKNAVGSGKTEFTLVISGPPLPPLPNLLLIIVSAVAGALVLLLVIVFLVVKRRHLRKTKKLKMELQETKEEINSLSRQASFRRLNSAGSISRIQEPPHYQGSQSTLGGRWGPTGEVPRDEYGRPVVWTEDRECLRAAEMNREKEERRKRVESFVKNSNMSLDSGLPSSLVPLKVQQDNGNGHKEPDLCHLQEDDSSPGDDSVVESSTTEEHEEDEGRRRHYLQGTLSKMFYESNGVLRPRENPNAILLPCQNYCNPQLI, encoded by the exons ATGGAGTCGAAGGCTGGacttctgcttctgctgcttcttcttaTCG CAGAATGCGTTCAAGGGGCCTTCGTGGAGCCTCTGCAGCCCAACACCGACCTCAAGGGCTTCACTGACTCCCAGACCAGACTCCCCTGCTGGTACCAGCTGGAGGAGGACCAGAGGATGGTGCAGGTCTCCTGGGAAAAGGTGTTCCCAAATGGGACCAGCAAGCAAATCATCACGGCCCACTTCACTGAAGGGATTAAAG CGCTTGAGAGCTCTGACCGGATGAGGTTTGAGACCTTCAACCCGATTTCTGAGAGCTCAGCTCTGCTCATCCAAGTCACAAAGGTGTCAGACGCCGGCGTCTACCGGTGCCACATCGCCACCCACCCTCAGGGAAGCTTCGACAGGACCATCAAGCTCACCGTGTGGA TGCTACCCATCTCCTCCGTGGAACCGGAGAACCTGGTGGAAGGCCAGGCGTTCGGCCTTGTCTCCACCTGTCGCGCCGTGGGCTACCCCAAACCCGGGCTGTCCTGGGACACGGAGCTGCCCGGCCACTCCAAGAACCACACCGGGGAAGACGGGAAAGCGTTCATCCAGTACTGGCTCCACCCGCTGCGCAGCATGAACGGCAAGAAGCTGGACTGCTTGGTGTGGCATCCCAGCTTGAAGGAACCCCGCAGGATCGCTGACCGCCTGGTGGTCCAGT ACCCCCCAGATCCCATCATCTCCAGTTCTCCCAGTAACTGGCAGGTTGGTTTGCAGAAAGCCGAGCTGGTGTGCGAAGGCAGAGGAAACCCAACACCCCAGAACATCATCTGGACTTG GAGAGGAGGAGCTTTGCCAGATGGGGTGTCTGTGGATGGAGAAAAGCTCGTTTTCGGACGGCCCGTCCAGTTGAATGACAGTGGGACTTATGAGTGCACGGTCAAGAACGCTGTGGGATCTGGAAAAACAGAGTTTACATTGGTTATATCAG GGCCGCCGCTTCCGCCGCTGCCAAACCTGCTGCTGATTATCGTTAGCGCCGTGGCCGGCGCtttggttctgctgctggtcaTTGTGTTCCTGGTCGTCAAACGCCGCCATCTGAGAAAAACCAAAAAGCTGAAGATGGAGCTCCAGGAAACAAA ggAGGAAATTAACAGTCTCTCAAGACAAGCCTCCTTCAGGAGACTGAACTCAGCCGGCTCAATTTCACGAATTCAG GAGCCCCCCCACTACCAGGGCAGCCAGTCCACTCTGGGTGGGAGGTGGGGGCCCACAGGAGAGGTACCACGGGATGAATACGGGCGTCCCGTCGTCTGGACCGAGGACAGAGAGTGCCTGAGAGCCGCAGAGATGAACAGGGAGAAGGAGGAGCGCAGGAAACGGGTGGAGTCGTTTGTGAAGAACAGCAACATGTCGCTG GATTCAGGCCTTCCTTCCTCGCTGGTTCCCCTGAAGGTCCAGCAGGACAACGGTAACGGCCATAAAGAGCCTGACTTGTGTCACCTACAGGAAGACGACTCGTCCCCAGGCGACGACTCGGTCGTTGAATCCTCCACAACGGAGGAACACGAGGAAGACGAAGGAAGAAGACGGCATTATCTTCAGGGAACtctcagtaaaatgttttatgaaagcAATGGGGTCCTCAGGCCCAGAGAGAATCCCAACGCCATTCTCCTGCCTTGCCAAAATTATTGCAACCCACAACTTATCTAA
- the nectin4b gene encoding nectin-4 isoform X2 — protein sequence MESKAGLLLLLLLLIECVQGAFVEPLQPNTDLKGFTDSQTRLPCWYQLEEDQRMVQVSWEKVFPNGTSKQIITAHFTEGIKALESSDRMRFETFNPISESSALLIQVTKVSDAGVYRCHIATHPQGSFDRTIKLTVWMLPISSVEPENLVEGQAFGLVSTCRAVGYPKPGLSWDTELPGHSKNHTGEDGKAFIQYWLHPLRSMNGKKLDCLVWHPSLKEPRRIADRLVVQYPPDPIISSSPSNWQVGLQKAELVCEGRGNPTPQNIIWTWRGGALPDGVSVDGEKLVFGRPVQLNDSGTYECTVKNAVGSGKTEFTLVISGPPLPPLPNLLLIIVSAVAGALVLLLVIVFLVVKRRHLRKTKKLKMELQETKEEINSLSRQASFRRLNSAGSISRIQPEDYALLRVDSRTKYSEVSLEPPHYQGSQSTLGGRWGPTGEVPRDEYGRPVVWTEDRECLRAAEMNREKEERRKRVESFVKNSNMSLDSGLPSSLVPLKVQQDNGNGHKEPDLCHLQEDDSSPGDDSVVESSTTEEHEEDEGRRRHYLQGTLSKMFYESNGVLRPRENPNAILLPCQNYCNPQLI from the exons ATGGAGTCGAAGGCTGGacttctgcttctgctgcttcttcttaTCG AATGCGTTCAAGGGGCCTTCGTGGAGCCTCTGCAGCCCAACACCGACCTCAAGGGCTTCACTGACTCCCAGACCAGACTCCCCTGCTGGTACCAGCTGGAGGAGGACCAGAGGATGGTGCAGGTCTCCTGGGAAAAGGTGTTCCCAAATGGGACCAGCAAGCAAATCATCACGGCCCACTTCACTGAAGGGATTAAAG CGCTTGAGAGCTCTGACCGGATGAGGTTTGAGACCTTCAACCCGATTTCTGAGAGCTCAGCTCTGCTCATCCAAGTCACAAAGGTGTCAGACGCCGGCGTCTACCGGTGCCACATCGCCACCCACCCTCAGGGAAGCTTCGACAGGACCATCAAGCTCACCGTGTGGA TGCTACCCATCTCCTCCGTGGAACCGGAGAACCTGGTGGAAGGCCAGGCGTTCGGCCTTGTCTCCACCTGTCGCGCCGTGGGCTACCCCAAACCCGGGCTGTCCTGGGACACGGAGCTGCCCGGCCACTCCAAGAACCACACCGGGGAAGACGGGAAAGCGTTCATCCAGTACTGGCTCCACCCGCTGCGCAGCATGAACGGCAAGAAGCTGGACTGCTTGGTGTGGCATCCCAGCTTGAAGGAACCCCGCAGGATCGCTGACCGCCTGGTGGTCCAGT ACCCCCCAGATCCCATCATCTCCAGTTCTCCCAGTAACTGGCAGGTTGGTTTGCAGAAAGCCGAGCTGGTGTGCGAAGGCAGAGGAAACCCAACACCCCAGAACATCATCTGGACTTG GAGAGGAGGAGCTTTGCCAGATGGGGTGTCTGTGGATGGAGAAAAGCTCGTTTTCGGACGGCCCGTCCAGTTGAATGACAGTGGGACTTATGAGTGCACGGTCAAGAACGCTGTGGGATCTGGAAAAACAGAGTTTACATTGGTTATATCAG GGCCGCCGCTTCCGCCGCTGCCAAACCTGCTGCTGATTATCGTTAGCGCCGTGGCCGGCGCtttggttctgctgctggtcaTTGTGTTCCTGGTCGTCAAACGCCGCCATCTGAGAAAAACCAAAAAGCTGAAGATGGAGCTCCAGGAAACAAA ggAGGAAATTAACAGTCTCTCAAGACAAGCCTCCTTCAGGAGACTGAACTCAGCCGGCTCAATTTCACGAATTCAG CCTGAAGATTATGCCTTACTCAGAGTAGACAGCCGCACTAAATACAGCGAAGTGTCTCTG GAGCCCCCCCACTACCAGGGCAGCCAGTCCACTCTGGGTGGGAGGTGGGGGCCCACAGGAGAGGTACCACGGGATGAATACGGGCGTCCCGTCGTCTGGACCGAGGACAGAGAGTGCCTGAGAGCCGCAGAGATGAACAGGGAGAAGGAGGAGCGCAGGAAACGGGTGGAGTCGTTTGTGAAGAACAGCAACATGTCGCTG GATTCAGGCCTTCCTTCCTCGCTGGTTCCCCTGAAGGTCCAGCAGGACAACGGTAACGGCCATAAAGAGCCTGACTTGTGTCACCTACAGGAAGACGACTCGTCCCCAGGCGACGACTCGGTCGTTGAATCCTCCACAACGGAGGAACACGAGGAAGACGAAGGAAGAAGACGGCATTATCTTCAGGGAACtctcagtaaaatgttttatgaaagcAATGGGGTCCTCAGGCCCAGAGAGAATCCCAACGCCATTCTCCTGCCTTGCCAAAATTATTGCAACCCACAACTTATCTAA